TATTGTCTTTTATTGGAATGTGCTTAGTTGCATTTTGCTTATTAGTTAAATTAAACATTCTCAACTTTGAAGAAGGTTATTTGAATGCAATATTCTCCATTAGTTTGGCTTGGTTTGTTGGGGGATTATTATTATCTAATGCACGAAAGAATATTAGAAAATTTGGTTTTGTGGGAATTATTTTTGGAAGCATTATTGGTTTATTATTTTTTGTAAGTTCTAAATTTTGGTTATGGGAAATAAATGAGAATTGGGATGTAAGGCCGGTAGCTGAATTCATATCTGACTTCCCTAATCAAAAAATTTATATTAAAAATAGTTTTGAGCGACCAAGTTTAAATTGGTATGCACGAAAACAAATCAAAACTTTTGACGAAAGAAATCTAACTAATTGCAATGCAATTAAGAAAACTAATAATTGGGATCTTTATACATGTAATAATTAAATAAAATATTATTATTAACATATTTTTCACTTCTTCCGTTTTTATTTGTAAGAATTATCTAGTAATAAGGATTTCTAAACAAGTGTATTGTATCGAGCTTACTATTAAATTAAGTCCTATGCCTTTGGTAGTACAGAGAAAAGAGCATGGAGATGCTCAAAGGCTTTACTCTGAAGTAATAGATTCTATTCGAAAAGGTAATGAAAGGCTTTTAGAGTTGACTTGTGAAAAAGTTGAAGATAAGAAAATTACTGTTCTTGTTAGTGAAATTACAGCTGTACAAATTTATGAAAAGACAAGTAGTAGCACTAGTAAACCTCCAGGATTCTCTTTTCAGAATTAAAAAAACATTGGAGTGATTTAATTTTGGAACAAACTGGGTGTGGCTATTTGCAATTTGATAATGTTTCTTTTTCTTGGCCCAATGGAGTCAAGGTTATTGATCAATGCTCTTTTTCAATTGTAAAACCTGGTTTGTGGATGCTGGTAGGTGAAAATGGAAGTGGAAAAAGCACTTTGTTTCGCCTAATCAGTGGTGCAATTCGTCCTAAAAGCGGAAACATTTTTTGTTCTCTTAGACCATCCATGGTTTATCAAAATCCAGACCATCAATTGCTTATGCCAACCTGTAAAAGTGAGTTGATGCTTAGCGTTCCAAAAACCGTTAAGGATAGAAATTTATTGGATTTGATTCAATCCGCTCTTGATAAAGTGGAGTTAGGAGAAATGTTAGACAGACCTATTCACACTTTGAGTGGTGGCCAGAAGCAGCGTTTAGCTCTTGCTGGAGCAATTGTCAGCAATTCTAATTTACTTTTACTTGATGAGCCGACAGCACTATTGGATCCTAAAAGTCAAACTTCAGTTTTGAATGTTATTAAGAAATTGACAAGTTCCTCATCCG
This is a stretch of genomic DNA from Prochlorococcus marinus str. MIT 0912. It encodes these proteins:
- a CDS encoding ABC transporter ATP-binding protein, with translation MLEQTGCGYLQFDNVSFSWPNGVKVIDQCSFSIVKPGLWMLVGENGSGKSTLFRLISGAIRPKSGNIFCSLRPSMVYQNPDHQLLMPTCKSELMLSVPKTVKDRNLLDLIQSALDKVELGEMLDRPIHTLSGGQKQRLALAGAIVSNSNLLLLDEPTALLDPKSQTSVLNVIKKLTSSSSDPITAIWVTHRLEELNFCDKAAIVKNGCLSNWNSGSKVFQELKSLALR